DNA sequence from the Dunckerocampus dactyliophorus isolate RoL2022-P2 chromosome 4, RoL_Ddac_1.1, whole genome shotgun sequence genome:
CCTCTCTCTGGCTGCCCACAGTAAGTTTTGATCACAGTTGGGGAGTGGGCAAAGATTTTTAAGTTTTAGTTTTAAATGTCACTGGGAAACAACTCCGTGCTTCCTAAGGGGCTGGAGAAAACTGTGGTCATATTAAGTGGGACCGGATGGACACTTTCCAAAGAAATCAATGACAAATAACCGCAATTTACTGGTGATTTTGAGTAATTGTTGCTAATACAAACATTACATAGTATCtcacacatttcagcaaccattatGTACTACAGAAGTGGATACTAGCTCAGCTTGTATTAAAGCCAGTGCATAAAGGTCTTTAGTGCCAAATAGTGTGGATGTGTGACTATTTAGTGTGAgtaccattgttatctagcactgacttaatcctcttgggcatgtaAATCACcggagctgcacaggttgttactggaatcctcttccactcctttgtgatgacatcacagagctgGTGGATGGGGGACTTCGCCCCCCCTACACCTTCCACCTGAGGATGCCCTACAGGTGCTCAGCTGGGTTCTGTTCCGGAGACATATTTGGTCACTTGATCACCTtgagcttcctcagcaaggcatcTGGGAGGTGTGTCTGGGCTCGTTAGCATGATGGAAAATTCCCATGTGGCTCAGTTTCCCAAGGGACTTcggaatgtcacagtacatgttagaattcatgtttccatcaATGACCTGCAGCTGACCAGTGCTGCCAGCTCTCATGCAGTCCCAGATCGTAATGCTACCAGCACCATGCTGGACTGtaagcaagacacaattatcttgctactcatttgtgttgccacctatttagacattaatggctgtgtgttgcgtcattttcagtggatagtaaaccTATACCACTGTAgaagctgtacactggctactctaaagtatatccaagcttCATTTTTATAGTATTGTCACTTGATGAGATGACTGTAATtgaaatggttgctgaaatgtgaggggtgtgctCACTTTTGTGGGTTACTTCACTTAACATTATGCTTTTTCATCAACAGAAATGCttgcatttttattgcaaaatctGACATGTCTTCATTTTTGGTTTCACCCTTGATATATTGGTTGAGTTATgaacagattttttaaaaacataccgTATATACCCAGCAACTCAAATTGTAGTACAAAGCCGTTAGAGGTTTTGTAACTCGGAATTTTGCAACCCAATTCAGcaaggcgtgtgtgtgtgtggatgtgtgtgtgtgtgtgtgcagttagACCAACATAAATTCACCAGCCACTTTgtcaggtacacctgcacaatccaaaTGAGGTCTAATACTAGAGCTGTATCAAGGAGGTAAGACCATCAGTTCATCTCAGTATGATTCCAGTGCACCAACAACCGCTTGTACTGAATCCCATTAGcttgtgcagatgtacctaataaagtgtctgGTGATGTAGTGTACATGCTTAGTTTCAAATCAGCTGTTCGTTCCTGTTCTGTCTGCAAAGGCTCTGCCCTCAAATGCCACACGTGCGCAGCATCCAgcgaggaggactgcaacaaacAAGGCTCGGCCTCCTGCCCACAGTACGCTGACGCCTGCGCCACCATCAGTGGACCACGTCAGTAAATGCACACACATTACGGTACACGTGTGCACATTTAGGCTCACTAGAGGTCAGCGTAACACTGGCATTGCTACATTCCTAGTCGTTTCTGAGTTACTTGTATGTAAATATAGAAAGGTCAAAAGTCAATATCTAGAAATCTAGTGTGGATTTCTAAAGCATGTCTTCTTGGAGGATCTTTCACCATGACCGCTgtaaagggtccctgacgtgattcatcaactttgcttaaatatgttatatattgtttgtaattacgttctcctttgtttgatttttgaaagcgaacggtaaatttgcaaaaatgacatttatagttcatggagCCAGCCATGATGAACTAGCTTGCAGCTCAGCGTCATTTCTGGTAGTGACATCATCGAGGGTAATatcgctcaggtaaacaaacatggcaggGTACAACactgaggatgtttacagtgattgtaGCGAATATTTGAGCGATAGTTTTCgaggaaaaaagaagaaagaaacatttggagatgaaacagAGAACTTGCAGTACATGGACTTAAGCCGTAAGACATGGAGATTgatcgccttcaaaacacagaatgataattgtaaattactctggagttgcttttccttcagttattgttttaaatcggtggaggggtttttatagcctgttttaATGGCAATACATGTGGCCTCACCTCGACAATGAATGTTTGCATTCACCATCGCCGCCCACAGTGAACATAacgctgtcaaaagatgtttatataacatgtataatgctttgcagtgttgtcgctatcatggaatagtgttgagaagacattatgtgaagaagacatgacttactctcttgtgccaactttgacagtgtgtaccggcggaataacatcctttttcaaaatgtgtttatactgtactttcaagccaaagaCTTCTTTGGCTAAAAGTGTTCCTTCAAAGAagccatcagtgaaatgatcactgcaaagaacagaactcgaggtgggcgtccatctgtctctcgttctccgCACTTGagttgtccattgttgtcttaaaccgtcatcttttggaaaacaaaacaaacttagaGTATCACTCGGGTACTTtagacatccagcagcaacacaccaTTTTGggatgactactattttgacgAAAAATATACCAAACCAAGTCGACGATcaacctcgagaagcgtttgtttactctgctttagctgagaggtgttacccagttggcgtcacttccggaaatgaagCTGAGCTCCGAGCTATAACTATAAATTtaattttttgcaaatttaccatttgctttcaaaaatcgaacaatgtacagcacaattacaaacaatatctaacatatttaagcaaagttgatgaatcatctCAGGGACCGTTTAACCTCTCTTTCAGACACTGTACTCAAGTCGTGCACCTACAAGGCTTTCTGCGACAAAGCTCAGGGCAGCAACTCTGGAGCTAAGATGGAGTGTTGCTATGGCGACAACTGTAACGGCCCACACAGGAGCCACAGTCATGGTGATCAGCACCACAGCAGCACAGCAGCCCTGACCAGCAGCCCTGCCCTGCTACTCGGGACCCTGCTACTGCGTTTACCCTTCTGTCATGTGTAGACACACCTTCTTGTTGAAAATATATCCTCCCAAACTTCTCTTTTGGATCCcatttattctctttttatCCCTACTGTGCCCCACTGAGATTTTTACAACCGCGTTCCAATATAGACTTACCTGTAGATCTGTTATTGTAGACCTCACCTGTAGTTACCTGTAGGCCTGAGGGGATGCATAGTTTATACACAAACTGTGTCATTTCAACATCCCAAGTTACTTTAGTTCATTACCTCCATGCACCAAGGAAGTTGCTTTCATCTTGTTTGTGCTTCTTGCAACTTCCTTTCAGCATTGTTTAACATATAAACCTGGATTTTTAATCagacaatttttaatcattgaaatgaaatgttaaaatttggacaaatgtgtgcattatttatggcatattttaataaaataacctTCGCATTTTTATCAAACTCATTTTAATCTTCAAAGGGAAACAGAAATTATGATTGTTTAAAAAATGGTGGCGATCTCGCCACTTATGAagtatgtaaaaaataaaatatgcaaacagaaataattacataattaatataaatatatattatatatattgttagTATTTTTAATTCAATGTGCAAAATTAACGTGTTCAGACCCTGTCAGATTTCTCTGATTGTTTcgattttctttacattttattccctTTTACAGCCTTTTAGTTGCTAAGTTTATAGATTGTAGTCGTTCACTCATTGATTTGGTTGTtgacaaatgttttgttttgtagaaGTGTGTTCACATTAAGGAAAAAGGCAACGGTAAAAAAGATGCTGTAAAAATATGAACTTGAATGAattcatgtgtttttctttaatattgctATCATGCTAACTGTATTTACTaaggatgtcctgatccacattttttggcttccgattcgATCCGAttctttttatagtcttgccgatcggATCCAATCCAGtactgaatctttttttttaaataataagccgtagttacaaacatgaatttgtggaattgaatatggttatgaaaatagctctttgaagcaaccaaagtattgctgaatttacttttttgttacacagcatgaccaacaatattgtttggcttttgtaacaaacctctgtgagtcggGTTccgatccaataaaagatataCATCCAATAAGCgcagtagtaatttattgacggtccgtagtgtaaacaaccagtggttagagcagcacttccacTATTATTTTCCTTGATTACCAGTgtagttcatgcaagacgcacttttattgacagctcctcgttgtgtgctgcagtgaaatgcgtccaagtggaaacggctgaactaatgttctgcaccacagagccgcgtttgacaaaattgtcccccagccttGGGGGTGGCCActgaggtggccagagagtgaccaagggtggccacagcCACCCCTGGTCACCCCGTAGCGCCGCCACTGGGCCAAGGTGAAACCATTACTCACGTAGGAGTGGCAATAAGTTCATACCTGAAATATCTACATAGCGAATGgtgtggccggagagtgaccaagggtggccacggccaccattgGCCACGACCATTGACAtagcagtccaggcacagtaaggggaactaccgctgtagctacggagctgaaTGTCTaacgtccaacatgaaactaacttcaccacggtacaccccggacatgtctgcatggtggtgttgcattttcttctttggGAGTGGAAGGAGTCAAGTGGCAATGAGCTTTGAGGTCCATTACCGCACCCACCATGTTCTAGTGTGGCCGAGAGTTATGAACATGATACGCAACCGCGTCGGCCcgatctcatggcggaagccaatattatccgatctACAAAATACAGCGGGGCAgccgatcctgaagattggattgggacatccctagtatttaCAGCTTTAATTGTTTATGTTTATTTCATGTCAGCTTCACTGAAGAAAAGATGCAaggacatcttttttttctctacatACCTCACAGCATGATGCACTAGATTGTGTGGTTAATGTGGCATTTACGACCTTGCGCTCGACCCTGAAAGGCAAGAGGAAGGAAAAGTCTAATGAAGACAGTGCAACTCTGTGACATGAGCTTGAACTGACAGGATAAGAACGCTACCTCACTGATTTCTTATCCTGTCACGTGGCCCCTAAGCGGGTGATGATGTGCTACCATTTCTTCTTAACAGGAGGTCACAGCTCTTCACCAACCAGATGATAAACAGATTGTAGATCGATAGATAAAGGGAACAAATTCAGTGCATTAATATATTTAACTGcttaataggggtgtaacgattcatctactacatcgatgtatcgatttattttcctatgatccaactacatcgatctgtgtttggcaagttgccattccggacgacatataTCGACCTAACATCTTTTAAAGGTACCGGTAATCACTCGATTGCATTGATACTAGGAAACAAAGCATTGGATTTCAGCagggcaggctttatatggactagcacttttaatgataaagatgttgaacgttactcgattcagtctgcctgtctgtgacgtcatctcCACAtgccagcagacaacaaaacgtagcatggtggatggcagaggacaagccGGCGAGCGggaaataattaagccaccattgcGGTCCAGTGTGTGTAAACACTATGGCTTTTtcaaagagggagatgttctaaataagtcacTCGCTTTTTTTAGGACAtgtaaaagtcaaataaaataccaCGACAAAACGAACCACCTCCTAAGGCgccatgggatttcacacaacgctGACCAGCAGGTAAAACTACTGTTAGTTCAACGTGAAgagatgttggttgcactttattttgatattaatattgtattgtttttactgtatgttgaaaaacaaaagctgaggtaggtgcttttattgaaaatgtattgaatattgaaaatgagagcagaaaaggttaaccttctgttaattcaacctgaagtgttgtttgccctttattcaaataaaatgtgaatgcatttgacattaattgttgtttacttgtttgtttatattcaCAATGAATTTATAcatgattcccttacaaaaaacaacaggaatctaggaaacttcacctgcactgtgtccagtatccaggtatttatttcacagtcatattggttgaatttttggctaaaaagttctGAATCGATTAAAAGTTACTGAACCGTTTCAGATCCtatcattctaaatgaaccaatatcgtctttggaatcgtatcggcaaccacgaatcatgaTACAAATCGattgttattaaaatgaattgttacacccctactactTGTGTCACTTGGAGCACttcctgcttcccagcatgctttgctggacTGCTTTGTAAATAGTTGTAAATATTAACTGTTTAATGTTATATAAGTTGTTGTTTGTTATTCCATGTAGTATGTGTAGTTGGCTCTGAATGTCTCTTCGCCACTGCAAGATCGCTacattggtgtcagaagtgggattacTCTCCTGGAGACTGCGATGCTTGCAAACAGTAGAAGGTGCTCGTTCCAGGTGGGGCAAGTACCTGAAAACCAGCAGGAGCAGGGGTGGCTTGAAAAAGCGACAAACAACCCCCACCATTGGGAGTGCCGTGTGGAGACAATCCGCAGCATCAGAAACCTTGAGGGGGTGACAAGCAACCCACACCACCCATGGAATGGGTGGCCATTGATGCCTTGTCCTTGGCATCACAGGAAAGGGAGGACAGGCAAACAGTCAAACAGCACCTGAGGCTGCCAGGAGACCACGGAAACGGACTTGACGATGCCAGCAACACCCACGCCCCTCGCAAGACTGTCATTGACACTGAGGTTGCTGAGGAC
Encoded proteins:
- the si:ch211-113d22.2 gene encoding uncharacterized protein si:ch211-113d22.2 isoform X2; the encoded protein is MKAPLVLLLVLSLAAHSSALKCHTCAASSEEDCNKQGSASCPQYADACATISGPHTVLKSCTYKAFCDKAQGSNSGAKMECCYGDNCNGPHRSHSHGDQHHSSTAALTSSPALLLGTLLLRLPFCHV
- the si:ch211-113d22.2 gene encoding uncharacterized protein si:ch211-113d22.2 isoform X1, with the translated sequence MKAPLVLLLVLSLAAHTVRSCSVCKGSALKCHTCAASSEEDCNKQGSASCPQYADACATISGPHTVLKSCTYKAFCDKAQGSNSGAKMECCYGDNCNGPHRSHSHGDQHHSSTAALTSSPALLLGTLLLRLPFCHV